One Maniola hyperantus chromosome Z, iAphHyp1.2, whole genome shotgun sequence DNA window includes the following coding sequences:
- the bor gene encoding ATPase family AAA domain-containing protein 3A homolog gives MSWLFGYSRPQQPPPEDSSADGAGSAPVNLTKAEKKAMEAYRFDSSALERAAQAARELEKSKHAKDALELSKLQESTRQHEHMAKIKEYEAAIEQSKVEQKRVDYEERRKTLQEETKQHQMRAQYQDQLAKTRYEEQLVQHQRSQEEMLRKQEESVAKQEALRRATIEHEMELREKNKLKAIEAEARARAKADRENRDITLEQIKLKAAENRTTILESIQTAGNVIGTGLNALVTDWDKTLAAVGGLSLLALGVYTAKGATSVTARFIEARIGKPELVNETSRFSLLEALKHPILTVSKAVANFRKPSDALAGVVLAPNLEKRLRDIAIATKNTKTNKGFYRNLLMYGPPGTGKTLFSKKLAKHSGMEYAIMTGGDVAPMGKHAVASIHKMFDWANTSRKGVLLFIDEADAFLRKRSSAAISEDLRAALNAFLYRTSDQSSRIMLVLASNTPQQFDSAINDRLDKMIEFGLPGLEERERLIRLYFDKFVLQPASEGKRRLNVEQFDYGALCSKLAERTAGMSGRALSKLGVAWQAAAYASDDGRLTEQMCIEICDDAVQDHRQKMEWLSAEEKTRSMMPYLLDLPPLDKVEDNIIQKATVSEITETKEEPKAKQSTRNAKEIDSEK, from the exons ATGTCTTGGTTATTCGGGTACAGTCGACCTCAACAGCCTCCCCCGGAGGATTCCTCTGCGGACGGGGCTGGTTCAGCACCTGTTAACCTAACCAAAGCCGAAAAAAAGGCTATGGAAGCTTACAGATTTGATTCTAGTGCTTTAGAAAGAGCTGCACAAGCTGCTCGAGAACTGGAGAAATCAA AACATGCAAAAGATGCGCTGGAGCTCAGTAAACTGCAAGAGAGTACTCGCCAGCATGAGCATATGGCCAAGATCAAGGAATATGAAGCTGCCATTGAACAGTCAAAAGTAGAACAGAAACGAGTTGACTATGAAGAGAGACGTAAAACACTTCAG GAAGAAACAAAACAGCATCAAATGAGAGCACAGTATCAAGATCAGTTGGCCAAGACTCGCTATGAAGAACAATTAGTTCAGCATCAGAGATCACAGGAGGAAATGTtaagaaa GCAAGAAGAAAGTGTTGCTAAACAAGAGGCGCTTCGCCGTGCGACCATTGAACATGAAATGGAATTGCGTGAAAAGAATAAGCTAAAAGCCATCGAAGCGGAGGCTAGAGCTCGTGCCAAGGCGGATCGAGAGAACCGTGACATCACATTGGAGCAAATAAAGCTGAAAGCTGCTGAAAACAGGACTACTATATTAGAGAGCATACA GACAGCGGGAAACGTAATCGGCACAGGCCTGAATGCTCTAGTAACAGATTGGGATAAGACGTTGGCTGCTGTGGGAGGCTTGTCCCTGCTTGCTCTTGGAGTCTACACAGCCAAAGGAGCTACGTCTGTGACTGCTCGATTTATTGAAGCTAGGATTG gAAAGCCTGAGTTAGTCAACGAAACTTCAAGATTTTCCTTGCTCGAAGCCCTGAAGCATCCCATTCTAACAGTGTCGAAAGCAGTGGCGAATTTTAGAAAACCCTCGGACGCTCTCGCCGGCGTCGTTTTGGCACCGAATCTAGAAAAACGTTTGAGAGACATCGCAATCGCCACAAAGAATACTAAAACAAACAAGGGATTTTATAGAAACTTGCTCATGTATGGACCTCCTGGTACTGGAAAAACTTTATTCTCAAAG aaATTAGCAAAGCATTCGGGCATGGAATACGCAATAATGACTGGCGGTGACGTAGCTCCGATGGGAAAGCATGCAGTGGCTTCCATACACAAGATGTTCGACTGGGCGAATACTAGCAGGAAAG GTGTCCTCCTATTCATTGACGAAGCCGACGCATTCCTCCGCAAGCGTTCCTCAGCCGCTATAAGTGAGGATCTAAGAGCGGCGCTAAACGCGTTTCTCTACCGTACATCGGACCAAAGCAGTCGTATCATGTTGGTCTTAGCGTCCAACACTCCGCAACAATTCGACTCGGCGATTAACGACCGTCTGGATAAGATGATCGAGTTTGGACTACCGGGCCTGGAAGAGAGGGAACGGCTGATCAGATTGTACTTTGACAAGTTTGTGCTTCAACCAGCTTCAGAGGGCAAAAG acGCTTGAACGTGGAGCAGTTTGATTACGGCGCCCTTTGTTCGAAGCTGGCGGAACGGACGGCCGGCATGTCCGGTCGGGCCTTGTCTAAGCTGGGCGTCGCTTGGCAAGCGGCCGCTTACGCGTCTGACGACGGTAGACTCACTGAGCAAATGTGCATCGAGATATGTGACGACGCAGTACAAGATCATCGGCAGAAG ATGGAATGGTTATCTGCTGAAGAGAAGACTCGAAGTATGATGCCATATCTCCTAGACCTGCCACCGCTAGATAAAGtcgaagataatattatacagaagGCGACCGTCAGTGAAATAACTGAAACCAAAGAGGAACCTAAGGCCAAGCAATCCACGAGAAATGCCAAAGAAATAGATTCAGAAAAGTGA